A stretch of the Azorhizobium caulinodans ORS 571 genome encodes the following:
- a CDS encoding cation:dicarboxylate symporter family transporter — MARLRQLYVQVIIAILLGIALGILAPATAVEMKPLGDAFIGLLRMMLGPIIFCSVVLGLTHVRDMGQLGRLAFKALLYFEILTTVGMALGFVVVNVFEPGAGLHATSLAVNESVARISNTASHFTAVGFFLSIIPNTLVDAFAKGEILQVLFISVLTGAALSIGGKKDSPILRGIEEGQDVLFRILGFIMRVAPIGAFGAIAAAVGAHGSGTLIYLAKLVGLYYVTSLAFVFLVLGSVAGMAGLSILKLIRLVREELLLVLGTASGEVALPRLMQKLEKAGCDEAVVGFVLPAGYSFNLDGTAIYMAIAVGFIAQATDTPFSLGQQIGVLAIMLLTSKGGTTVAGGAFIKLAATLQTVRALPLNGLGLLFGVDRLMATCTALTNVVGNTVAVFVIARWENAFNRTKFDSYMAELAAPAGAGPQASAVAVPASAKAGE; from the coding sequence ATGGCCCGCTTACGCCAGCTCTATGTTCAGGTGATCATCGCCATCCTGCTCGGCATCGCCCTGGGGATTCTGGCGCCGGCGACCGCCGTCGAGATGAAGCCGCTCGGCGATGCCTTTATCGGGCTGCTGCGGATGATGCTGGGGCCGATCATCTTCTGCTCCGTGGTTCTGGGGCTCACCCACGTGCGGGATATGGGCCAGCTCGGCCGCCTCGCCTTCAAGGCGCTGCTCTATTTCGAGATCCTCACCACCGTCGGCATGGCGCTCGGATTCGTGGTGGTGAACGTGTTCGAGCCCGGCGCGGGCCTCCACGCCACCAGCCTCGCCGTCAACGAGAGCGTAGCCAGGATCTCGAACACCGCCAGCCACTTCACCGCCGTCGGCTTCTTCCTTTCCATCATTCCCAACACGCTGGTGGACGCGTTCGCCAAGGGCGAGATCCTGCAGGTGCTCTTCATCTCCGTGCTCACCGGCGCGGCTCTCAGCATCGGCGGCAAGAAGGATTCGCCCATCCTGCGCGGCATCGAGGAAGGGCAGGATGTCCTGTTCCGCATCCTCGGCTTCATCATGCGCGTGGCCCCCATCGGTGCGTTTGGCGCCATCGCGGCGGCCGTCGGCGCTCACGGTTCGGGCACGCTGATCTATCTCGCCAAGCTCGTCGGCCTTTACTACGTCACGTCCCTCGCCTTCGTCTTCCTGGTCCTTGGCTCAGTAGCTGGCATGGCCGGGCTGTCCATCCTGAAGCTCATCCGCCTGGTGCGCGAGGAACTGCTGCTGGTGCTCGGCACCGCGTCTGGCGAGGTGGCCCTGCCCCGGCTGATGCAGAAGCTGGAAAAGGCCGGCTGCGACGAGGCGGTGGTGGGGTTTGTACTGCCCGCCGGCTACAGCTTCAATCTGGACGGCACCGCCATCTACATGGCCATCGCGGTGGGCTTCATCGCCCAGGCCACCGATACACCCTTTTCGCTTGGCCAGCAGATCGGCGTGCTCGCCATCATGCTGCTCACCTCAAAGGGCGGCACCACCGTCGCCGGAGGCGCCTTCATCAAGCTCGCCGCCACGTTGCAGACGGTGCGTGCGCTGCCGCTCAACGGGCTGGGCCTTCTGTTTGGCGTGGACCGGCTGATGGCCACCTGCACCGCACTCACCAATGTGGTGGGGAACACCGTTGCCGTGTTTGTCATCGCCCGGTGGGAGAATGCGTTCAACCGGACCAAGTTCGACAGCTACATGGCCGAGCTCGCCGCGCCGGCCGGTGCCGGCCCGCAGGCGTCGGCCGTGGCGGTCCCCGCATCCGCCAAGGCCGGTGAGTGA